From a region of the Odoribacter splanchnicus DSM 20712 genome:
- a CDS encoding efflux RND transporter permease subunit: MSLSSTCIKRPVFATVMNIIMMLVGCIGLVFLGVRDYPSVDPPIISVSTSFPGANADVIETQITEPLESAINGIPGIRSLTSQSRDGRSNITVEFELEVDLETAANDVRDKVSGAMRRLPKDVDPPTVSKADADAQPIFAVSLRSDQRSLIDLSMYADQYYKERLQTISGVSSVSIWGEKRYSVRMRMDPSLLAAYGITPMDVRNAVTQENVELPSGRIEGENTELTIRTLGRLMTIEDFNNLVIKEEGDKVIRFRDIGIAEVDAEDTRSIMKRNGVPMVACAIIPQPGANYIDIVDRAYEVMADLQKDLPDDVEAGIAFDNTVFIRNSINEVKDTIVEAFILVVLIIFLFLRNWRTTLIPVLAIPISLVGAFFVMYLAGFTINILTLLAIVLAIGLVVDDAIVVMENIYTKIEQGMSPLEAGFKGSNEIFFAVIATTIALVAVFFPIVFLQGTTGRLFREFSIVITGAVIISSFVALTFTPMISTKLLIRNVTDNWFYRTTEPFFDGMVDYYRRALEGFMKYRWIAPLILIGSGVVIWLLWQAIPSEMAPLEDRSNIRITSTAPEGATFEYMSRYADELSSYIEQEVPEQEKIIEMIGGGNTNRSNLNLWLVDPEERGRTQQEIADELGVQVRNFTGARTMVSQQQTFGGRRGGLPVEYVIQAKNLDDLKRVLPRFMDEVNKSPVFSVADLNLKFTKPELTINIDRDKAAVLGVSMQNIAETLQLTMSEQRVGYFILNGKQYQILSQIDRENRNKPSDLQNIYVRNNNGELIALDNLVTTSESSMPPQLYRYDRFVAATVSAGLAKRKTISEGLAEMDRIAADVLDDNFKTTLSGSSKDFVESSSSLMFAFVLALIFIYLVLSAQFESFRDPLIIMFTVPLALIGAMVSLWYFDQTMNIFSQIGVIMLIGLVSKNGILIVEFANQRKAMGEPMLIAVKNAAVARFRPILMTSLSTVLGILPMAIATGAGAESRVAMGIAVVGGMVCATFLSLFVIPAIYSYLSTEKVNVIGEEHKE; the protein is encoded by the coding sequence ATGAGCTTATCGTCAACATGTATAAAGCGACCGGTATTTGCAACGGTGATGAACATCATTATGATGTTGGTCGGTTGTATCGGTCTGGTATTTTTGGGGGTACGTGACTATCCCAGTGTCGATCCGCCTATTATTTCGGTATCGACCAGTTTTCCAGGTGCTAATGCCGATGTAATCGAGACGCAGATTACCGAGCCTTTGGAGTCGGCTATCAACGGAATCCCGGGGATTCGTTCGTTGACCAGCCAGAGTAGGGACGGACGGAGTAATATAACGGTAGAGTTCGAGTTGGAGGTCGACCTGGAGACGGCTGCTAACGATGTCCGGGATAAAGTTTCCGGAGCGATGCGCCGTTTGCCGAAAGACGTGGATCCTCCGACCGTAAGTAAGGCGGATGCCGATGCTCAGCCGATCTTTGCGGTTTCGTTGCGGAGTGACCAGCGGTCATTGATCGACCTGAGTATGTATGCCGATCAGTACTATAAGGAACGCTTGCAGACGATCTCAGGAGTGAGTAGTGTCTCCATCTGGGGAGAAAAAAGATATTCCGTACGGATGCGGATGGATCCGTCTTTGCTGGCTGCTTATGGAATCACTCCTATGGACGTGAGGAATGCTGTGACTCAGGAAAATGTGGAATTGCCTTCCGGACGGATCGAGGGAGAAAATACCGAACTGACTATCCGTACCTTGGGACGACTGATGACGATCGAGGATTTTAATAATCTGGTCATCAAAGAGGAGGGCGATAAAGTCATTCGTTTCCGGGATATCGGTATTGCAGAAGTAGACGCCGAAGATACCCGTTCGATTATGAAGCGGAATGGGGTGCCGATGGTGGCTTGTGCCATCATTCCTCAGCCGGGAGCCAATTATATCGATATTGTCGACCGGGCGTATGAAGTGATGGCCGATTTGCAAAAAGACTTGCCTGATGACGTCGAAGCCGGAATTGCTTTCGATAATACGGTCTTTATCCGCAATTCGATCAATGAAGTGAAAGACACGATCGTGGAGGCTTTTATTCTGGTAGTGTTGATTATCTTCCTGTTTTTACGGAATTGGCGGACGACATTGATTCCCGTATTGGCTATCCCCATCTCTTTGGTCGGTGCTTTTTTTGTGATGTATCTGGCCGGATTTACCATAAATATTCTGACCTTGCTGGCGATTGTGCTGGCGATCGGTCTGGTAGTCGACGATGCGATTGTGGTGATGGAGAATATCTATACGAAGATCGAACAGGGAATGTCTCCGCTCGAAGCCGGTTTCAAGGGGTCGAATGAGATCTTCTTTGCAGTTATCGCTACCACTATAGCCTTGGTGGCTGTGTTTTTCCCGATTGTCTTTTTGCAGGGGACGACCGGGCGGTTGTTCCGGGAATTCAGTATCGTGATTACCGGGGCGGTCATTATTTCTTCATTTGTCGCACTGACTTTTACCCCGATGATTTCCACCAAGTTGCTTATCCGCAATGTCACCGATAACTGGTTTTACCGTACGACAGAACCTTTCTTCGACGGTATGGTCGATTACTACCGCCGGGCATTGGAAGGTTTTATGAAATACCGGTGGATCGCTCCTTTGATACTGATCGGTTCGGGCGTGGTGATCTGGTTATTGTGGCAGGCTATTCCTTCGGAAATGGCTCCCCTCGAAGACCGTTCGAATATCCGGATCACCTCTACGGCTCCGGAAGGCGCTACGTTCGAGTATATGAGCCGATATGCCGATGAGTTGAGTAGTTATATCGAACAAGAGGTCCCTGAACAGGAAAAGATAATCGAAATGATCGGTGGGGGAAATACCAATCGTTCCAACTTGAACCTTTGGTTGGTAGATCCCGAAGAACGGGGACGTACCCAACAGGAGATTGCCGATGAATTGGGAGTACAGGTACGTAATTTTACCGGAGCCCGGACGATGGTTTCACAACAGCAGACTTTTGGCGGACGTCGCGGAGGCTTGCCGGTAGAATACGTTATTCAGGCCAAGAACCTCGACGACCTGAAACGGGTATTGCCCCGCTTTATGGATGAAGTGAATAAAAGTCCGGTATTCTCGGTGGCCGATTTGAACCTTAAATTTACCAAACCCGAATTGACCATCAATATCGACCGGGATAAAGCTGCCGTATTGGGCGTTTCTATGCAGAATATTGCAGAGACCTTACAGCTGACCATGAGTGAACAGCGGGTCGGTTATTTCATCCTGAACGGGAAGCAATATCAGATATTGAGTCAGATCGACCGCGAAAACCGGAATAAACCCTCTGATTTACAGAATATCTATGTGCGGAATAATAATGGTGAATTGATTGCGTTGGACAATCTGGTGACGACTTCCGAGAGTTCTATGCCTCCGCAATTGTATCGCTACGACCGTTTTGTGGCCGCTACGGTTTCGGCTGGATTGGCTAAACGAAAAACGATATCAGAGGGATTGGCTGAAATGGACCGGATTGCTGCCGATGTGTTAGACGATAATTTTAAGACGACACTTTCCGGTAGTTCGAAGGATTTTGTGGAAAGTTCGTCCAGTCTGATGTTTGCTTTTGTATTGGCATTGATATTCATTTACCTGGTTTTATCGGCTCAGTTCGAGAGTTTCCGGGATCCCCTGATCATCATGTTTACTGTGCCTTTGGCGTTGATCGGGGCGATGGTGTCCTTGTGGTATTTCGATCAGACTATGAATATTTTCAGCCAGATCGGTGTAATCATGTTGATCGGGCTGGTGTCGAAGAACGGTATTCTGATTGTAGAGTTTGCCAACCAGCGGAAAGCGATGGGTGAACCGATGCTGATAGCTGTGAAAAATGCTGCTGTCGCTCGTTTCCGGCCGATTCTGATGACGAGTTTGTCGACGGTTTTGGGTATTCTTCCGATGGCTATCGCTACCGGTGCCGGTGCTGAAAGCCGGGTGGCTATGGGGATCGCCGTTGTCGGTGGGATGGTATGTGCTACTTTCTTGTCCTTGTTCGTGATTCCGGCGATTTATTCTTATCTGTCGACAGAAAAGGTGAACGTGATCGGGGAAGAGCATAAAGAGTAA
- a CDS encoding efflux RND transporter periplasmic adaptor subunit produces MNKYVKRSLQIGIPLALAAWIIIPRIGGDGVQSKQNTPGNMGKGRLPVTGIIAKNSVVAAGFPVNGSLLANEEVDLVAEIVGKVRKIYFQEGVAVKKGQLLLKVDDADLQAQLTRAEFQKKLLAEKLERQRILLKRESISREAFDQLQTDYNMLEADIELLKVKISRTEIRAPFDGVMGFRYVSEGSYVQPSSQIARIVDNSTLKYEFNIPEKYADNNLKGQEVFFKVTGNDKLYSAKVYAVDPFIDVKTRMILLRARFRNTNGELMPGMFAKGNLVVGGKTEFIAVPTEAVVPEMDGKRMWIVKNGKALSVPVETESRDEKNVEVTSGISVGDTILTGGLMQLRDGMAVEVKMKR; encoded by the coding sequence ATGAATAAATACGTAAAGAGATCATTACAGATCGGGATTCCGCTGGCTTTGGCGGCTTGGATTATAATCCCCCGGATAGGTGGAGATGGGGTGCAATCAAAACAAAATACACCAGGTAACATGGGGAAAGGTAGACTTCCGGTAACGGGGATTATTGCTAAGAATTCCGTTGTGGCTGCCGGATTTCCGGTGAATGGTTCTTTGTTGGCAAACGAAGAGGTCGATTTGGTAGCAGAGATCGTGGGAAAAGTCAGAAAGATTTACTTTCAGGAAGGGGTGGCCGTTAAAAAGGGACAGCTGCTATTAAAAGTAGACGATGCCGATTTGCAGGCTCAGTTGACCCGGGCGGAGTTTCAGAAAAAATTACTGGCCGAGAAGCTCGAACGGCAACGGATTCTTTTGAAGCGCGAATCGATCAGCCGTGAAGCCTTCGATCAGTTACAAACCGATTATAATATGCTCGAAGCGGATATCGAACTGCTGAAAGTGAAAATCAGCCGTACCGAAATCCGGGCTCCGTTCGACGGGGTAATGGGGTTCCGGTATGTCAGTGAAGGTAGTTATGTGCAGCCCAGCTCACAAATTGCCCGGATCGTAGACAACTCTACCCTGAAATATGAGTTCAATATTCCGGAGAAATATGCCGATAATAATTTGAAAGGGCAGGAAGTATTTTTTAAAGTGACCGGAAATGATAAACTCTATTCGGCCAAGGTTTATGCTGTAGATCCTTTTATCGACGTGAAAACCCGTATGATTCTTCTACGGGCTCGTTTCCGGAATACAAACGGGGAGTTGATGCCCGGTATGTTTGCTAAAGGAAATCTGGTGGTGGGTGGAAAAACTGAATTCATTGCCGTACCGACAGAAGCCGTCGTGCCCGAAATGGACGGAAAAAGAATGTGGATCGTGAAAAATGGAAAAGCCTTAAGTGTACCTGTCGAAACAGAAAGCCGCGATGAGAAAAATGTAGAGGTGACTTCCGGTATCAGTGTCGGAGATACCATACTCACCGGTGGGTTGATGCAACTCAGAGATGGGATGGCAGTGGAGGTGAAGATGAAAAGGTAA
- a CDS encoding magnesium transporter CorA family protein — protein MRKFLCCRDNFAEKQAWQKYCWVNIEMPTEEDTLYLTRDLKIPSAFLSDIRDVDERPRIETEDGWTLMILRIPYRDEGNDIPYITVPLGIIMKADYFVTICHHATDMLPDFIRYMQRKKLPIDGSWDLLFRLFLSSSVWYLKYLKQINNQSRAVEKELERSIQNAELQRLLKIEKSLVFFITSLRGNDNLLVKLKNLKSQREFFDPDLVEDVEIELRQAQDTARIYSDILSGTMDAFASVISNNLNVIMKRMTAISLLLMIPTLIASLYGMNVHNGLEDSHYGLFVIAIISVAFSILSYWMFRRKNWL, from the coding sequence ATGAGAAAATTTTTATGTTGCAGGGATAATTTTGCTGAAAAGCAGGCCTGGCAAAAATACTGTTGGGTGAATATCGAAATGCCGACCGAGGAAGATACGCTCTACCTTACTCGTGATTTGAAGATTCCTTCTGCATTTTTATCCGATATCCGGGATGTCGACGAACGTCCCCGTATCGAAACGGAAGATGGCTGGACCTTGATGATTCTGCGCATTCCCTACCGGGATGAGGGAAACGATATACCCTATATCACCGTTCCTTTGGGAATTATCATGAAAGCCGATTATTTCGTGACGATCTGTCACCATGCAACGGATATGCTGCCCGATTTTATCCGGTATATGCAGCGTAAGAAATTGCCGATCGATGGGAGTTGGGATCTGTTGTTCAGATTGTTTTTGTCTTCCTCCGTGTGGTATCTCAAATATTTGAAACAGATCAATAACCAAAGCCGGGCCGTTGAAAAAGAATTGGAAAGATCGATTCAGAATGCCGAATTGCAACGGTTGCTGAAAATCGAAAAATCATTGGTGTTTTTTATTACCTCTTTGAGAGGAAATGACAACCTGCTGGTGAAATTGAAGAATTTAAAAAGCCAACGGGAATTTTTCGATCCCGATCTGGTAGAAGATGTGGAGATCGAACTGCGGCAGGCTCAGGACACCGCCCGAATCTATAGTGATATCCTGAGCGGTACGATGGATGCCTTTGCTTCGGTTATTTCCAACAATCTGAACGTAATCATGAAGCGTATGACCGCTATTTCCCTGCTTTTGATGATTCCGACATTGATTGCCAGTTTATATGGTATGAATGTTCACAATGGATTGGAAGACAGCCATTATGGACTGTTTGTCATCGCTATTATATCGGTTGCTTTTTCTATATTGAGTTATTGGATGTTCAGGAGAAAAAACTGGCTTTAA
- a CDS encoding endonuclease/exonuclease/phosphatase family protein, with protein MKLLGILFLLCVLTMPVVAQDHCRIMFYNVENLFDTADDPSTADDEFTPRGKKHWTKAKYTDKLLKIAEVIDSVGDKELPCIVGLAEVENRWVLEDLTQKTALADGNYGIVHQDSPDRRGIDVALLYRKDCFELLETDFLRLSFPEDTTIRTRDILYASGVLDSDTLHFFVCHFPSMIGGEKQSEWRRERAASTVRHKVDSLLAVQSRAGIVIMGDLNGKANTPAQKVLGTKSSDKKPRCKDLYNTGYYLLKKNYGSYRYKGNWQTIDHLILSGALLDGHSVWKADRRLTVFSASFLLEEDKTYFGYKPCPTYRGPRYVGGYSDHLPIYIDLKK; from the coding sequence ATGAAATTATTGGGTATATTATTTTTGCTTTGTGTGCTGACGATGCCTGTTGTGGCACAGGATCATTGCCGGATTATGTTTTATAATGTAGAGAATTTATTCGATACCGCCGATGATCCCTCGACTGCCGACGATGAGTTCACTCCCCGGGGAAAGAAACATTGGACGAAGGCTAAATACACGGATAAATTATTGAAAATCGCAGAAGTGATCGATAGCGTGGGAGATAAAGAACTGCCTTGTATCGTCGGTTTGGCGGAAGTGGAAAATCGCTGGGTATTGGAAGATTTAACGCAGAAAACGGCTTTGGCCGACGGGAATTACGGAATTGTTCATCAGGATTCTCCCGACCGCCGGGGTATCGATGTTGCTTTGCTTTACCGGAAAGATTGTTTCGAACTTTTAGAAACCGATTTCTTGCGCTTGTCATTTCCCGAAGATACCACCATCCGTACCCGGGATATTTTGTATGCTTCCGGGGTGTTGGATTCGGATACCCTTCATTTTTTTGTCTGTCATTTCCCTTCGATGATCGGTGGAGAGAAGCAAAGCGAGTGGCGCAGAGAACGGGCAGCTTCGACGGTACGGCATAAAGTCGATTCATTATTGGCTGTTCAGTCCCGCGCCGGTATTGTAATCATGGGCGATCTGAACGGGAAAGCAAATACCCCGGCACAAAAGGTGTTGGGTACCAAAAGTTCCGATAAAAAACCGAGGTGTAAAGATTTATATAATACAGGCTATTATTTATTGAAAAAGAATTACGGCAGTTACCGTTACAAAGGCAACTGGCAGACCATCGACCACCTGATTCTTTCGGGAGCTTTACTGGATGGGCACTCTGTCTGGAAAGCCGATCGGCGGCTTACTGTTTTTTCAGCTTCTTTTCTACTGGAAGAAGATAAAACTTATTTCGGATACAAACCTTGTCCTACTTACCGGGGACCGCGTTATGTCGGTGGATATAGCGACCATTTACCGATATATATCGATTTGAAAAAATGA
- a CDS encoding carboxymuconolactone decarboxylase family protein → MKDQIEEFRAYRAKMNERILAADNKVIKRIYNIDTNTYMEGALSSKVKEMLGLATSMVLRCDDCIKYHLEKCYEQGVTTPELFEVFAVADVVGGTIVIPHLRRAVEYWELLQAQTGPEVENEK, encoded by the coding sequence ATGAAAGATCAGATTGAAGAATTCAGAGCTTACCGGGCCAAAATGAACGAGAGGATTCTGGCAGCCGATAATAAAGTGATCAAAAGAATCTACAATATCGATACCAATACTTATATGGAAGGGGCACTCTCCTCCAAGGTAAAGGAGATGTTGGGACTGGCCACTTCCATGGTTTTGAGATGTGACGATTGCATCAAGTATCATTTGGAAAAATGTTATGAACAAGGGGTGACTACTCCCGAATTGTTCGAAGTTTTTGCTGTGGCCGACGTGGTGGGGGGGACTATCGTTATCCCTCATTTGAGAAGAGCTGTCGAATATTGGGAGCTGTTGCAGGCTCAAACCGGCCCGGAGGTCGAAAACGAAAAATAA
- the rseP gene encoding RIP metalloprotease RseP, giving the protein MDIFIKIVQFVLSLSILVLFHEFGHFLFAKLFKTRVEKFYMFFNPWFSLFKFKKGETEYGVGWLPLGGYVKIAGMIDESMDTEQMKQPAQPWEFRAKPAWQRLLIMLGGVLVNVLLAFVIYIGILFTWGETYLPAKNVTYGVVCDSVFKNIGMRNGDIIVALDNKEVVRFDDVLPEILFNRSKTIQVLRNGEQVSLDIPDDFIATLLELSSKSFKLNPLLTPRIPVDGIEIQDFGDYSVAYDAGMRKGDKILSVNGHTFRFYDEFSDLLAANKGKRVETTVLRGTDTLSYAFALGEDGKFGFYPLLTANAYELATQKYTLAEAIPAGIEMGIGQLGSYVKQLKLLFSQGDTAYKSVGGMASIANIFPGYWNWHSFWELTALISIMLAVVNILPIPALDGGHVLFLLYEVVTRRKPGEKFMEYAQITGMIFIFGLFILANVNDIIKFFG; this is encoded by the coding sequence ATGGATATTTTTATAAAAATAGTACAATTTGTCTTGAGTCTTTCTATCCTGGTTTTGTTCCACGAATTCGGACACTTTTTGTTTGCGAAGTTGTTTAAGACCCGGGTAGAAAAGTTTTATATGTTTTTTAATCCCTGGTTCTCTTTATTTAAATTTAAAAAGGGAGAGACCGAGTATGGAGTCGGTTGGTTGCCGTTGGGTGGATATGTGAAGATCGCCGGAATGATCGATGAATCGATGGATACCGAGCAGATGAAACAACCGGCTCAGCCTTGGGAATTCCGGGCTAAACCGGCCTGGCAACGCTTGCTGATTATGTTGGGCGGGGTATTGGTGAACGTCTTACTGGCTTTTGTCATTTATATCGGCATCCTATTCACCTGGGGGGAGACCTATCTTCCTGCAAAAAACGTCACTTACGGAGTGGTATGCGACAGCGTCTTCAAAAATATCGGAATGCGAAACGGTGATATTATCGTTGCTCTCGACAATAAAGAAGTGGTCCGTTTTGACGATGTGCTTCCCGAAATATTGTTCAATCGTTCCAAGACTATTCAGGTATTGCGCAATGGAGAGCAAGTTTCTCTGGATATTCCGGATGACTTTATTGCTACGCTGCTGGAATTATCGTCCAAGAGTTTCAAGCTGAATCCGCTGCTCACTCCCCGTATCCCGGTCGATGGAATCGAGATACAGGACTTCGGGGATTATTCTGTGGCTTATGATGCAGGTATGCGAAAAGGGGATAAGATTCTGTCTGTCAACGGACACACTTTTCGTTTCTACGATGAATTTTCGGATTTGCTCGCCGCCAATAAAGGAAAGCGGGTGGAAACGACCGTATTGCGGGGAACGGATACATTGTCTTATGCTTTTGCTTTGGGGGAAGACGGAAAATTCGGTTTTTATCCTTTGCTGACTGCCAATGCCTATGAATTGGCGACTCAGAAATATACACTGGCAGAAGCAATTCCTGCCGGAATCGAGATGGGGATCGGACAACTCGGTTCTTACGTGAAACAGCTGAAATTACTCTTTTCTCAGGGAGATACCGCTTATAAGTCGGTCGGTGGGATGGCTTCGATCGCCAACATTTTCCCGGGGTATTGGAATTGGCATTCTTTCTGGGAACTGACCGCTTTGATCTCGATCATGCTGGCCGTCGTGAATATTCTGCCTATTCCGGCTTTGGACGGAGGACATGTCTTGTTCCTGTTGTATGAAGTGGTTACCCGTCGTAAACCGGGAGAGAAATTTATGGAGTATGCTCAGATTACAGGCATGATTTTTATCTTCGGCTTATTTATTCTGGCTAATGTAAATGATATAATTAAATTTTTCGGGTAA
- a CDS encoding 1-deoxy-D-xylulose-5-phosphate reductoisomerase, which yields MRKIAILGSTGSIGTQTLEVVEANPERFSVEVLTANNHVDLLIEQALKFHPDSVVIANEEKYPLLRDALQHEDIKVFAGADALAQIVTFADVDLVVTALVGYSGLIPTVNAIKAGKNIALANKETLVVAGELVNESVAEHRVAILPVDSEHSAIFQCLAGESRSKAEKLILTASGGPFRGKDRAFLEKVTPADALKHPNWHMGAKVTIDSASMMNKGFEVIEAKWLFGMKPEQIEVVVHPQSIVHSMVQFTDGCVKAQLGVPDMRLPIQYALTFPERTTADFGRLDFKVCHSLTFEQPDEKTFRNLGLAYEAMRQGGNMPCILNAANEVAVAAFLQGRLSFTGMSDLIEKTMQQVDFLKKPTLEDYMETDRLTREIARKNVSPKIPPL from the coding sequence ATGAGAAAGATTGCGATATTAGGTTCGACAGGATCGATCGGAACACAGACGCTGGAAGTGGTGGAAGCCAATCCCGAACGGTTCAGTGTCGAAGTGCTGACAGCCAATAATCATGTCGATTTATTGATCGAACAGGCATTGAAATTCCACCCGGATAGTGTGGTGATTGCCAATGAGGAGAAATATCCGCTTCTGCGCGATGCCTTACAACATGAAGATATAAAAGTATTTGCCGGAGCCGATGCGCTTGCCCAGATCGTGACTTTTGCAGACGTCGATCTGGTGGTGACAGCTTTAGTCGGATACAGCGGTTTAATCCCGACGGTAAATGCCATTAAAGCCGGAAAAAATATTGCTTTGGCTAACAAAGAGACTCTGGTCGTAGCCGGAGAATTGGTCAACGAATCGGTCGCAGAACATCGGGTAGCTATTCTGCCTGTCGATTCGGAACATTCTGCCATCTTCCAGTGTTTGGCCGGAGAGAGCCGGAGTAAAGCCGAAAAACTGATTTTGACCGCTTCCGGAGGTCCTTTCCGGGGAAAAGACCGGGCTTTTTTGGAAAAGGTGACTCCTGCCGATGCTTTGAAACACCCTAACTGGCATATGGGTGCTAAGGTGACGATCGATTCGGCTTCTATGATGAACAAAGGGTTTGAAGTGATCGAAGCCAAATGGTTGTTCGGCATGAAACCCGAACAAATCGAAGTGGTGGTGCATCCCCAATCTATCGTTCATTCGATGGTGCAGTTTACGGATGGCTGCGTGAAAGCCCAGCTCGGAGTGCCGGATATGCGGCTGCCGATTCAGTATGCCCTGACTTTCCCCGAACGGACTACAGCTGATTTCGGACGTTTGGATTTCAAGGTATGTCATTCCCTGACTTTCGAACAGCCTGACGAGAAAACCTTTCGTAACCTTGGATTGGCTTACGAGGCTATGCGGCAAGGCGGAAACATGCCCTGTATCCTGAATGCGGCCAATGAAGTCGCTGTGGCTGCCTTCCTGCAAGGGCGCCTGTCTTTCACCGGTATGTCCGATCTGATCGAAAAAACAATGCAACAAGTAGATTTCCTGAAGAAACCGACTTTGGAGGATTATATGGAAACCGATCGCCTGACCCGTGAAATCGCCAGGAAAAATGTATCCCCCAAAATACCTCCTCTATAG
- a CDS encoding peptidoglycan DD-metalloendopeptidase family protein: MAKEKVRLWDRLKYKYKLSVINETSYEEVFNFRLSQLHVLTALSVLAVILVVLTILLIAFTDLREFIPGYPDGNMRQMIAQNALRVDSLENELLKRDRFFKSIRLVLNGGDTTSLERSREDTARYRNDTIRFQISEQENEFRAAIEERERFNLSLGMKEQNHDYYHFFPPVEGIVTQSFDEKKRHYGTDIVAKANAKVAAVLDGVVIFTDWTVKTGYVIQVQHTNDLISVYKHNSILLKKQGDYVRAGEVLGVVGNTGEESSGPHLHFELWRAGNPLNPENFIKFK, translated from the coding sequence ATGGCTAAAGAAAAAGTAAGACTTTGGGATCGTCTGAAATATAAATATAAACTTTCTGTCATTAACGAGACTTCTTATGAGGAGGTGTTCAATTTCAGATTGTCCCAGTTGCATGTATTGACTGCATTGAGTGTGCTGGCGGTAATTTTGGTCGTTCTGACCATTTTATTGATAGCTTTCACCGACTTGCGGGAATTTATTCCTGGCTATCCGGATGGAAATATGCGGCAGATGATCGCCCAAAATGCGCTCCGGGTAGATTCGCTGGAGAATGAATTGCTGAAGAGAGACCGCTTTTTCAAATCCATCCGGTTGGTTTTGAATGGGGGAGATACCACTTCCCTCGAACGTTCGCGGGAGGATACGGCGCGCTACCGGAACGATACCATCCGATTTCAGATCAGCGAACAGGAAAATGAATTCCGGGCTGCTATCGAAGAGCGTGAACGCTTTAATCTATCGCTGGGAATGAAAGAACAAAACCACGATTATTATCATTTTTTCCCGCCTGTGGAAGGAATTGTAACCCAAAGCTTCGATGAGAAGAAACGGCATTACGGCACTGATATTGTGGCGAAAGCCAATGCTAAGGTGGCTGCGGTATTGGATGGGGTCGTGATTTTTACCGATTGGACGGTGAAGACCGGATATGTGATCCAGGTGCAACATACCAACGACCTGATTTCTGTATACAAACACAATTCTATCCTATTGAAAAAACAGGGAGATTATGTCAGGGCCGGAGAGGTCCTGGGGGTAGTGGGAAATACCGGAGAGGAGTCCAGCGGCCCCCATTTGCATTTTGAATTGTGGCGGGCAGGTAATCCGCTCAACCCGGAGAATTTTATTAAGTTTAAATAA